From one Streptomyces sp. ICC1 genomic stretch:
- the moeZ gene encoding adenylyltransferase/sulfurtransferase MoeZ, translating to MSLPPLVEPAAELTVDEVRRYSRHLIIPDVGMDGQKRLKNAKVLAVGAGGLGSPALMYLAAAGVGTLGIVEFDEVDESNLQRQIIHSQADIGRSKAQSARDSVLGINPYVNVVLHEERLEAENVMEIFSQYDLIVDGTDNFATRYLVNDACVLLNKPYVWGSIYRFDGQASVFWSEHGPCYRCLYPEPPPPGMVPSCAEGGVLGVLCASIGSIQVTEAIKVLTGVGESLVGRLMIYDALEMQYRQVKVRKDPDCAVCGPNATVTELIDYEAFCGVVSEEAQEAALGSTITPKQLKEWIDNDEPIEIIDVREINEYEIVSIPGAKLIPKGEFLMGTALADLPQDKRIVLHCKTGVRSAEVLAVLKSAGFADAVHVGGGVIGWVHQIEPEKPVY from the coding sequence GTGTCGCTGCCACCCCTGGTAGAGCCAGCTGCTGAGCTCACCGTTGACGAGGTCCGTCGGTACTCCCGCCACCTGATCATCCCCGACGTGGGGATGGACGGCCAGAAGCGCCTGAAGAACGCCAAGGTGCTGGCCGTGGGCGCGGGCGGCCTCGGCTCGCCCGCCCTCATGTACCTGGCCGCGGCCGGCGTCGGCACGCTGGGCATCGTGGAGTTCGACGAGGTCGACGAGTCGAACCTCCAGCGCCAGATCATCCACAGCCAGGCGGACATCGGCCGTTCCAAGGCCCAGTCGGCCCGCGACAGCGTGCTGGGCATCAACCCGTACGTGAACGTGGTCCTTCACGAAGAGCGGCTCGAAGCCGAGAACGTGATGGAGATCTTCAGCCAGTACGACCTCATCGTCGACGGCACGGACAACTTCGCCACGCGCTACCTCGTCAACGACGCCTGCGTGCTGCTGAACAAGCCGTACGTGTGGGGCTCGATCTACCGCTTCGACGGCCAGGCCTCGGTCTTCTGGTCCGAGCACGGCCCGTGCTACCGCTGCCTCTACCCGGAGCCGCCCCCGCCGGGCATGGTCCCGAGCTGCGCCGAGGGCGGCGTGCTGGGCGTGCTCTGCGCGTCCATCGGGTCCATCCAGGTCACCGAGGCCATCAAGGTGCTCACGGGCGTCGGCGAGTCGCTGGTCGGCCGGCTGATGATCTACGACGCCCTGGAGATGCAGTACCGCCAGGTCAAGGTCCGCAAGGACCCCGACTGCGCGGTCTGCGGTCCGAACGCGACCGTCACCGAGCTCATCGACTACGAGGCCTTCTGCGGCGTCGTGTCGGAGGAGGCCCAGGAGGCCGCGCTCGGCTCGACGATCACTCCCAAGCAGCTCAAGGAGTGGATCGACAACGACGAGCCGATCGAGATCATCGACGTCCGCGAGATCAACGAGTACGAGATCGTCTCGATCCCCGGCGCGAAGCTGATCCCCAAGGGTGAGTTCCTGATGGGCACGGCCCTCGCGGACCTGCCGCAGGACAAGCGCATCGTCTTGCACTGCAAGACGGGTGTCCGCAGTGCGGAGGTCCTCGCGGTCCTGAAGTCCGCGGGCTTCGCGGACGCGGTCCACGTCGGCGGCGGCGTCATCGGCTGGGTCCACCAGATCGAGCCCGAGAAGCCGGTCTACTAG
- a CDS encoding alpha/beta hydrolase — MPTNSLRVAAAAVTAAALLATSACSDGGGKEKRGKDGAAQGAKKLKWGDCEAPTAAEGGGQVPGKDWQCAVLDVPLDYAEPEGETIPLALIRAKARDKDKRIGSLVFNFGGPGGSGITTLPGAATEYAALRDRYDLVSFDPRGVGRSAPVKCEDDKQLDAYYASDSTPATPAQEKDFLATIDTYQKACEKNSGKVLPHVGTENAARDLDRIRQALGDEKLHYFGISYGTELGGVYAHLFPKNVGRAVFDAVVDPTKTSEEGGLGQAKGFQLALGNFAQDCVNRGDACRLQGSTAKEIEANIIKLQKDLAAKPIAGSGDRQLTETSATNGIAQSLYSKELWPLLEQGLDEAEGGQGQLLLALSDALNGRDQQGRYSNIGAANTAINCADSKERYTLEQTKAKLPDFRAASPVFGNFLGWSMMSCTDWPVAGAWNTPDVSAPGSAPILVIGNTGDPATPYEGARKMVERLGPGVGVELTYKGEGHGAYNSGDPCVQQAVNSYLLDGKAPASGTVCTAAPNASPSAV; from the coding sequence ATGCCCACAAACTCCCTCCGGGTCGCCGCTGCCGCCGTCACCGCCGCCGCGCTGCTCGCCACCAGCGCCTGTTCCGACGGCGGCGGCAAGGAGAAGAGGGGCAAGGACGGTGCCGCGCAGGGCGCCAAGAAGCTGAAGTGGGGGGACTGCGAGGCCCCCACCGCGGCGGAGGGCGGCGGGCAGGTGCCGGGCAAGGACTGGCAGTGCGCGGTCCTCGACGTGCCCCTGGACTACGCCGAGCCCGAGGGCGAGACGATCCCCCTCGCGCTCATCCGGGCCAAGGCCCGTGACAAGGACAAGCGGATCGGCTCGCTCGTCTTCAACTTCGGCGGCCCCGGCGGCTCCGGCATCACCACCCTGCCCGGCGCCGCGACCGAGTACGCGGCCCTGCGCGACCGGTACGACCTGGTCAGCTTCGATCCGCGCGGGGTCGGCCGCAGCGCGCCCGTGAAGTGCGAGGACGACAAGCAGCTGGACGCGTACTACGCCTCCGACTCCACCCCCGCCACCCCGGCGCAGGAGAAGGACTTCCTCGCCACCATCGACACGTACCAGAAGGCCTGCGAGAAGAACTCCGGCAAGGTGCTGCCCCACGTCGGAACGGAGAACGCCGCCCGCGACCTGGACCGGATCCGCCAGGCCCTCGGCGACGAGAAGCTCCACTACTTCGGCATCTCCTACGGCACCGAGCTCGGCGGGGTCTACGCCCACCTCTTCCCCAAGAACGTCGGGCGGGCCGTCTTCGACGCCGTCGTCGACCCGACCAAGACCTCCGAGGAGGGGGGTCTCGGCCAGGCCAAGGGCTTCCAGCTCGCGCTCGGCAACTTCGCCCAGGACTGCGTGAACCGCGGCGACGCCTGCCGGCTCCAGGGCAGCACCGCCAAGGAGATCGAGGCGAACATCATCAAGCTCCAGAAGGACCTGGCGGCCAAGCCCATCGCCGGCTCCGGCGACCGGCAGCTCACCGAGACCTCGGCCACCAACGGCATCGCCCAGTCCCTGTACTCCAAGGAGCTGTGGCCGCTGCTGGAGCAGGGGCTCGACGAGGCCGAGGGCGGGCAGGGACAGCTGCTCCTCGCCCTGTCGGACGCGCTCAACGGGCGGGACCAACAGGGCCGTTACAGCAACATCGGCGCCGCGAACACGGCCATCAACTGCGCGGACTCCAAGGAGCGCTACACCCTGGAGCAGACGAAGGCGAAGCTGCCGGACTTCCGCGCCGCCTCGCCCGTCTTCGGCAACTTCCTCGGCTGGTCCATGATGAGCTGCACCGACTGGCCCGTCGCGGGCGCCTGGAACACCCCGGACGTCTCCGCCCCGGGCTCGGCGCCGATCCTGGTGATCGGCAACACCGGTGACCCCGCGACCCCGTACGAGGGCGCGCGCAAGATGGTGGAGCGGCTCGGCCCGGGCGTCGGCGTGGAGCTCACCTACAAGGGCGAGGGGCACGGCGCCTACAACAGCGGCGACCCGTGCGTGCAGCAGGCGGTGAACTCCTACCTGCTGGACGGGAAGGCGCCCGCGTCCGGCACGGTCTGCACCGCCGCGCCGAACGCCTCCCCCTCCGCCGTCTGA
- a CDS encoding pyridoxal phosphate-dependent aminotransferase: protein MQVIQSTKLANVCYEIRGPVLEEAMRLEAAGHRILKLNTGNPAAFGFECPPEILEDMLRNLGTAHGYGDAKGLLSARRAVMQHYQTKGIDLDVEDIYIGNGVSELIQMSMQALLDDGDEVLVPAPDYPLWTASVSLAGGTAVHYRCDEQADWMPDLADIERKVTDRTRAIVIINPNNPTGAVYDDEMLRGLTDIARRHNLIVCSDEIYDRILYDGATHTNTAAIAPDLLTLTFNGLSKNYRVAGYRSGWMAVCGPKKHASSYIEGLTILANMRLCANMPSQHAIATALGGRQSINDLVLPGGRILEQRDTAYDLLTQIPGITCVKPKGALYLFPKLDPSVYKIKDDRQMVLDLLREEKIMVVHGTGFNWPEPDHFRIVTLPGAKDLADAVTRIGNFLDGYSQP from the coding sequence ATGCAGGTGATCCAGTCAACGAAACTCGCCAATGTCTGCTACGAGATCCGCGGCCCCGTGCTCGAAGAGGCGATGCGGCTCGAAGCAGCAGGTCATCGCATCCTCAAGCTCAACACCGGCAACCCCGCGGCCTTCGGCTTCGAGTGCCCGCCGGAGATCCTTGAGGACATGCTCCGCAACCTGGGCACGGCCCACGGCTACGGGGACGCGAAGGGGCTGCTGTCGGCGCGCCGCGCGGTGATGCAGCACTACCAGACCAAGGGCATCGACCTGGACGTCGAGGACATCTACATCGGCAACGGCGTCTCCGAGCTGATCCAGATGTCGATGCAGGCGCTGCTCGACGACGGCGACGAGGTGCTCGTCCCCGCGCCGGACTACCCGCTGTGGACCGCCTCCGTCAGCCTGGCCGGCGGCACCGCCGTGCACTACCGCTGCGACGAGCAGGCCGACTGGATGCCGGACCTCGCCGACATCGAGCGCAAGGTCACCGACCGCACCCGCGCGATCGTGATCATCAACCCGAACAACCCGACCGGCGCCGTCTACGACGACGAGATGCTGCGCGGTCTGACGGACATCGCGCGCCGCCACAACCTGATCGTGTGCTCGGACGAGATCTACGACCGGATCCTCTACGACGGCGCCACGCACACGAACACCGCCGCCATCGCCCCGGACCTGCTGACGCTCACCTTCAACGGGCTCTCCAAGAACTACCGCGTCGCCGGCTACCGCTCCGGCTGGATGGCGGTCTGCGGGCCCAAGAAGCACGCCTCGTCCTACATCGAGGGCCTGACGATCCTGGCGAACATGCGGCTGTGCGCCAACATGCCCTCCCAGCACGCCATCGCCACCGCGCTCGGCGGGCGGCAGTCGATCAACGACCTGGTCCTGCCCGGCGGGCGGATCCTGGAACAGCGCGACACGGCGTACGACCTGCTGACCCAGATCCCCGGCATCACCTGCGTGAAGCCCAAGGGCGCGCTGTACCTCTTCCCCAAGCTGGACCCGTCCGTCTACAAGATCAAGGACGACCGCCAGATGGTCCTCGACCTGCTGCGCGAGGAGAAGATCATGGTCGTGCACGGTACGGGCTTCAACTGGCCCGAGCCCGACCACTTCCGGATCGTGACCCTGCCGGGCGCGAAGGACCTGGCCGACGCGGTGACCCGGATCGGGAACTTCCTGGACGGCTACAGCCAGCCGTAG
- a CDS encoding substrate-binding domain-containing protein, with translation MRRILGIALAVLLIGGVITAIVIGGKKPEGTATKTVRGVIGSEKSEFFRDPDVVKALKDKGYTVKAETSGSWAMDQLALKEFDFAFPSSSEPAKEIEASAGVKGAQNTKPFFSPLVVIARSNAAKVLADRGLVKMNGKNSGTLLLGPYLKAAGEDRKWQELQGGTTAYPELTGTVFIKTTDPATSNSGALFLAATSNVANNSTVVSDDAGIERTAPLLRKLISVQGALEPSTDDPFRAFISGSGEPLILAYESQVASLLLQKQTSGDVAGMVVLYPDTTVNSPHTFVPISEKAKDLGSLLATDPKLRELAIRHGFRPQEGVAEFTAATAPHAAYLNPGLTGIRQVGAPTVKILMALAARTKG, from the coding sequence GTGAGACGCATCCTAGGAATCGCCCTGGCGGTCCTCCTGATCGGCGGCGTGATAACCGCCATCGTCATCGGGGGCAAGAAGCCGGAGGGCACGGCAACGAAGACCGTGCGTGGCGTCATCGGTTCGGAGAAGTCCGAGTTCTTCCGCGACCCCGACGTCGTCAAGGCCCTGAAGGACAAGGGCTACACCGTGAAGGCGGAGACCTCGGGCTCCTGGGCGATGGACCAACTCGCCCTCAAGGAGTTCGACTTCGCCTTCCCCAGCAGCAGTGAACCCGCCAAGGAGATCGAGGCCTCGGCCGGGGTGAAGGGCGCCCAGAACACCAAGCCGTTCTTCTCCCCGCTCGTCGTCATCGCCCGCTCCAACGCCGCCAAGGTCCTCGCCGACCGCGGCCTCGTGAAGATGAACGGCAAGAACTCCGGCACGCTCCTCCTCGGCCCCTACCTGAAGGCCGCCGGCGAGGACAGGAAGTGGCAGGAGCTCCAGGGCGGCACCACCGCCTACCCCGAGCTGACCGGCACGGTGTTCATCAAGACCACCGACCCGGCCACCTCCAACTCGGGCGCGCTCTTCCTCGCCGCCACCTCGAACGTGGCCAACAACTCCACCGTCGTCTCCGACGACGCGGGCATCGAGCGGACCGCGCCCCTGCTGCGCAAGCTGATCTCCGTGCAGGGCGCCCTGGAGCCGAGCACCGACGACCCGTTCCGGGCCTTCATCAGCGGCAGCGGCGAACCGCTCATCCTCGCCTACGAGTCCCAGGTGGCCAGCCTGCTCCTGCAGAAGCAGACATCGGGGGACGTCGCCGGCATGGTGGTGCTCTATCCGGACACCACCGTCAACTCCCCGCACACCTTCGTGCCGATCAGCGAGAAGGCCAAGGACCTCGGCAGCCTGCTGGCCACCGACCCGAAGCTGCGCGAGCTCGCGATCCGCCACGGGTTCCGGCCGCAGGAGGGGGTGGCCGAGTTCACCGCCGCCACCGCGCCGCACGCCGCGTACCTCAACCCGGGGCTGACCGGCATCCGCCAGGTCGGCGCACCGACCGTCAAGATCCTGATGGCGCTGGCCGCGCGCACCAAGGGATAG
- a CDS encoding toxic anion resistance protein, giving the protein MTLTPPQDAPLVLTAPEPVAPVKREQAAGLVPLQDGVREEMARRAGEYVGSLAGIDSRSPEFANRIGEIAALGSADIRGAAQQSNRMLERAVRSLGADGGGDAQARVAGSLVELRRTVEDLDPSESAGSSTKGVRKFLSKLPGGNKFRDHVAKYASSQATLNRIVGALRGGQDELRRDSAALHTERARLWETMGKLQEYAVLTEALDAAVEQRIAEQGDPQQADALRVDVLFPVRQKHQDLLTQLAVCAQGYLAMDVVRRNNEELIKGVDRAATTTVSALRIAVMLASALNTQDEVSRQINTLRDTTESLIRGNADMLATQSGEIQRIAADPAVGAETLRTAFAQIYKTLDTIDTFKVQATESMAATVESLTGELRDASAYLARTRNASALEGGAR; this is encoded by the coding sequence ATGACACTGACACCACCGCAGGACGCGCCGCTCGTCCTCACCGCTCCCGAGCCCGTCGCCCCCGTCAAGCGGGAGCAGGCCGCCGGCCTCGTACCGCTCCAGGACGGGGTGCGCGAGGAGATGGCGCGCCGGGCCGGGGAGTACGTCGGCTCGCTGGCCGGCATCGACAGCCGCTCCCCCGAGTTCGCGAACCGGATCGGGGAGATCGCGGCCCTCGGCTCCGCCGACATCCGCGGCGCCGCCCAGCAGTCCAACCGGATGCTGGAGCGGGCCGTACGCTCGCTCGGCGCGGACGGCGGCGGCGACGCCCAGGCCCGCGTGGCGGGCTCGCTGGTCGAACTGCGGCGCACCGTCGAGGACCTGGACCCGAGCGAGAGCGCGGGCAGCTCGACGAAGGGCGTGCGCAAGTTCCTCTCGAAGCTGCCCGGCGGCAACAAGTTCCGCGACCACGTGGCGAAGTACGCCTCCTCGCAGGCGACCCTCAACCGGATCGTCGGCGCGCTGCGCGGCGGCCAGGACGAACTGCGCCGCGACAGCGCCGCCCTGCACACCGAGCGCGCGCGCCTGTGGGAGACCATGGGCAAGCTCCAGGAGTACGCGGTGCTCACCGAGGCCCTGGACGCGGCCGTCGAGCAGCGGATCGCCGAGCAGGGCGACCCGCAGCAGGCCGACGCGCTGCGCGTGGACGTGCTGTTCCCCGTCCGGCAGAAGCACCAGGACCTGCTGACCCAGCTGGCCGTCTGCGCGCAGGGCTACCTGGCGATGGACGTGGTGCGCCGCAACAACGAGGAGCTGATCAAGGGCGTCGACCGGGCCGCGACCACCACGGTGTCCGCGCTGCGGATCGCCGTGATGCTGGCCTCGGCGCTGAACACCCAGGACGAGGTGAGCCGCCAGATCAACACCCTGCGCGATACGACCGAGTCCCTGATCCGCGGCAACGCGGACATGCTGGCCACGCAGAGCGGGGAGATCCAGCGGATCGCCGCCGACCCCGCGGTCGGCGCGGAGACGCTGCGCACGGCCTTCGCGCAGATCTACAAGACGCTGGACACGATCGACACCTTCAAGGTGCAGGCCACCGAGAGCATGGCGGCCACCGTGGAGTCCCTGACCGGTGAACTGCGGGACGCCTCGGCGTACTTGGCGCGCACCCGCAACGCGAGCGCCCTGGAAGGCGGAGCCCGATGA
- a CDS encoding VWA domain-containing protein, with amino-acid sequence MNGTRIRGAVVRRRLAAAVALAATLLGAGACTSGGTPDKPKQTVYQEGKLRVLASSELADMDEVLKAAKTATGVSVELTLSGTLDAVEQIASGAADGKYDAVWLSSNDYLRLRPEAAGKLSSETPVMSSPVAIGVKPQALARLGWKPGEVTWSAVHEAVSTGKLAYGMTDPVRSNSGFSALVSVASGLSGAQAALTDADVAKAQPKLKEFFTGQKLTSGSSGWLAAAYTKRGDVDALVNYESVLLSLNRDAKTDLTVIRPLDGVVTAHYPLTLLTSAPSGARESGRVLTDYLRGAEAQKAITEKTFRRPVGAGVAPAAPLNADKRRELPFPGTRSVADGLLASYENELRRPSRTVYVLDTSGSMAEEDRIGRLKTALTDLTGSGTSGTGHRFRDREEVTLLPFGDKVKKVLTHVVEPGNPGPALDAIRGDVKSLQPQGGTAVYGSLKAAYQHLGQGNADAFTSIVLMTDGQSGDKVKDFDTFYAGLPEAQKHTPVFAVLFGDSDRKELTHITELTGGRLFDATDGNGSLDGAFEEIRGYQ; translated from the coding sequence ATGAACGGCACCAGGATCCGTGGCGCCGTGGTGCGCAGACGGCTGGCGGCGGCCGTGGCCCTGGCCGCGACCCTGCTCGGGGCGGGCGCGTGCACCTCCGGGGGGACGCCGGACAAGCCGAAGCAGACGGTGTACCAGGAAGGCAAGCTGCGCGTGCTGGCCTCCAGCGAGCTGGCCGACATGGACGAGGTGCTGAAGGCGGCGAAGACCGCCACGGGGGTCAGCGTGGAGCTGACCCTGTCCGGCACCCTCGACGCGGTCGAGCAGATCGCCTCCGGCGCGGCGGACGGCAAGTACGACGCCGTCTGGCTCTCCTCCAACGACTACCTGCGGCTGCGGCCCGAGGCGGCGGGGAAGCTGTCGAGCGAGACCCCGGTGATGTCCTCGCCCGTCGCCATCGGGGTGAAGCCGCAGGCGCTGGCCCGGCTGGGCTGGAAGCCCGGGGAGGTCACCTGGTCGGCGGTGCACGAGGCCGTCTCCACCGGGAAGCTGGCCTACGGGATGACCGATCCCGTGCGCTCCAACTCCGGCTTCTCCGCGCTGGTCTCCGTCGCGTCGGGGCTCTCGGGCGCGCAGGCGGCGCTGACGGACGCGGACGTGGCGAAGGCGCAGCCGAAACTGAAGGAGTTCTTCACCGGGCAGAAGCTGACCTCGGGCTCCTCGGGCTGGCTGGCGGCCGCCTACACCAAGCGCGGGGACGTCGACGCGCTGGTGAACTACGAGTCGGTGCTGCTGTCCCTGAACCGGGACGCGAAGACGGACCTGACGGTGATCCGGCCGCTCGACGGCGTGGTCACCGCCCACTACCCGCTGACCCTGCTGACCTCGGCCCCGTCCGGCGCCCGCGAGTCGGGGCGGGTGCTGACCGACTACCTGCGCGGCGCCGAGGCCCAGAAGGCGATCACCGAGAAGACCTTCCGGCGGCCCGTCGGGGCCGGCGTGGCCCCGGCGGCCCCGCTGAACGCGGACAAGCGGCGCGAGCTGCCCTTCCCGGGCACCCGGTCGGTCGCGGACGGGCTGCTGGCCAGCTACGAGAACGAGCTGCGCCGCCCCTCGCGCACGGTGTACGTCCTGGACACCTCGGGCTCGATGGCCGAGGAGGACCGCATCGGACGGCTGAAGACGGCGCTCACCGATCTGACGGGGAGCGGGACCTCGGGGACCGGGCACCGGTTCCGGGACCGCGAGGAGGTGACGCTGCTGCCCTTCGGCGACAAGGTGAAGAAGGTGCTGACGCACGTGGTCGAGCCCGGGAACCCCGGACCGGCCCTGGACGCGATCCGGGGTGACGTGAAGTCGCTGCAGCCGCAGGGGGGCACGGCCGTGTACGGCAGCCTGAAGGCGGCGTACCAGCACCTGGGGCAGGGCAACGCGGACGCCTTCACCTCGATCGTGCTGATGACGGACGGGCAGAGCGGCGACAAGGTGAAGGACTTCGACACCTTCTACGCGGGGCTGCCGGAGGCGCAGAAGCACACGCCGGTCTTCGCGGTGCTGTTCGGCGACTCGGACCGCAAGGAGCTCACCCACATCACCGAACTGACCGGCGGGCGGCTCTTCGACGCCACCGACGGCAACGGTTCCCTGGACGGAGCCTTCGAGGAGATCCGTGGCTACCAGTAG